In a genomic window of Wyeomyia smithii strain HCP4-BCI-WySm-NY-G18 chromosome 1, ASM2978416v1, whole genome shotgun sequence:
- the LOC129717262 gene encoding carbonic anhydrase 13-like, giving the protein MNLIICRWLLIMFATEATLANNNSRTRSFAWYNREYNFANKTQQQHYNYYESARNLRAAPNIFTTKDMFHHDSSHSDVQSFSYLEEHEFGPSNWGVLNANCNGLYQSPVNLALNRSRIIYKKRPLQLMGLENQPKSLTVLNEGGSAAYFLEFRKENRPRLRGGPLPVDYLFYQFHYHVGSEHSLEGKLSAAEVHLVFYNSLYETFEDARDQIEGLAVIALIYDVLAKDRIQTLNKWTRFLDSVVDEGREYRAPAARVFTLQDVIPNTKWPYFSYEGSLTTPPCTETVRWLVATERMPLTKSELKKMRQLKGRGAEWVKNSRPTQALNYRRVLLY; this is encoded by the coding sequence CAAGAACCCGCAGCTTCGCTTGGTACAATCGCGAATACAACTTTGCAAACAAGACTCAGCAGCAACATTACAACTATTATGAGTCTGCTAGAAACCTACGAGCAGCACCAAATATATTCACCACAAAAGATATGTTCCATCATGACAGCAGCCATTCGGACGTTCAAAGCTTTTCCTATCTCGAGGAACACGAATTTGGTCCATCGAATTGGGGCGTCCTGAATGCTAACTGCAACGGCCTGTACCAGAGTCCGGTTAATTTGGCACTTAATCGATCACGGATTATTTACAAGAAACGTCCTCTGCAGCTTATGGGTTTGGAAAATCAACCCAAAAGTTTAACCGTTTTAAACGAAGGTGGATCAGCTGCTTACTTTCTCGAGTTCCGAAAGGAAAACCGTCCGCGACTTCGGGGAGGTCCGCTGCCGGTAGATTACTTGTTCTATCAGTTTCATTATCATGTAGGATCAGAACATTCACTCGAGGGAAAACTGTCAGCCGCGGAAGTTCATCTAGTATTCTACAACAGCCTTTATGAAACTTTCGAAGACGCACGCGATCAGATAGAAGGCCTTGCAGTGATAGCATTGATCTACGACGTACTAGCAAAAGACCGCATCCAGACTTTGAACAAGTGGACTCGCTTCCTTGATAGTGTCGTGGATGAGGGTCGTGAATATCGCGCACCAGCGGCTAGGGTTTTCACACTACAAGATGTTATACCGAACACTAAATGGCCATATTTTTCCTACGAAGGTAGCCTAACAACACCGCCCTGCACGGAAACGGTCCGCTGGCTGGTTGCCACCGAACGAATGCCATTAACCAAAAGTGAGCTGAAGAAAATGCGCCAGCTTAAAGGCAGGGGCGCCGAATGGGTTAAAAACTCTCGGCCCACCCAGGCGCTCAACTACCGAAGGGTGCTGTTATACTGA